Proteins from one Nitrospira sp. genomic window:
- a CDS encoding type II toxin-antitoxin system RelB/DinJ family antitoxin, which yields MSDRINTRIDTGLKKKAVKVFDRLGLTEAEAIRLFYAQVELHQGIPFPLMIPNAHTLEAFEEAKHPEKLPSFKSFRALRSRTGT from the coding sequence ATGTCTGACCGCATCAACACTCGTATTGATACCGGCCTGAAGAAGAAGGCTGTGAAAGTTTTTGACCGCCTCGGCCTGACTGAAGCCGAAGCCATCCGTCTCTTTTATGCCCAGGTTGAACTCCACCAGGGTATCCCTTTTCCTCTCATGATCCCAAACGCGCACACGCTGGAGGCTTTTGAAGAGGCAAAGCATCCCGAGAAACTCCCCTCGTTCAAAAGCTTTCGTGCACTCAGAAGCCGCACGGGCACCTAA